Proteins from a genomic interval of Zingiber officinale cultivar Zhangliang chromosome 2A, Zo_v1.1, whole genome shotgun sequence:
- the LOC122044469 gene encoding grpE protein homolog 2, mitochondrial-like isoform X1, with protein sequence MASRVFSRSVRGSFRYRLLDGVVLRRLSREPAAGSAILPLNKLQSAPLHSNLWLSRSIATTTLQRFGFSSAASPQPIDETNLYDTLEFGNSSDIEISPDPELSRDELVKLIVEKEKLNQLKVKELEEVQDKVLRCHAEIENIIERKKREAENSRKFSIQSFVMSLLDVADNLTRASSVVKERFTKLDTSKCSTEVVPLLQTLLEGVELTDKQLSEVFSKFGVAKFDPINEQFDPHRHSSIFQVPDSTRPPGIVAAVLKSGYTLHDRVIRPAEVGVTQELNE encoded by the exons ATGGCTTCAAGGGTTTTCTCTCGGTCTGTGAGGGGCTCCTTCCGTTACCGCCTCCTCGATGGAGTCGTGCTTCGACGGCTTTCAAGGGAACCCGCTGCAGGTTCCGCCATTCTTCCCTTGAACAAG TTGCAGTCTGCTCCTTTGCACTCAAACTTATGGTTGAGTAGATCAATTGCCACAACTACATTACAAAGATTTGGTTTCTCATCAGCTGCATCTCCTCAGCCGATTGATGAAACAAACCTATATGATACATTAGAATTTGGAAACAGTAGTGATATCGAAATATCTCCTG ATCCTGAACTTTCCAGGGATGAATTAGTTAAGTTAAtagttgaaaaggaaaaattaaatcaGTTGAAGGTCAAAGAACTCGAAGAGGTGCAGGATAAAGTTTTACGCTGCCATGCTGAAATCGAGAATATCATAGAAAGAAAAAAGCGCGAAGCTGAGAACTCCAGGAAGTTTTCGATTCAG AGCTTTGTAATGAGCCTCTTGGACGTGGCCGACAATCTGACAAGGGCTTCGTCTGTCGTCAAGGAGAGGTTCACCAAACTAGACACATCCAAATGCTCCACTGAAGTTGTGCCACTTCTTCAAACTTTACTCGAGGGTGTCGAACTGACAGATAAACAGCTTTCTGAG GTATTTAGTAAGTTCGGAGTCGCGAAATTTGATCCGATAAATGAGCAATTTGACCCACACAGGCATTCATCAATTTTCCAAGTCCCAGATTCGACAAGACCACCTGGCATTGTCGCTGCTGTCTTGAAG
- the LOC122040944 gene encoding importin subunit alpha-1b-like: MSLRPSERAEVRRNKYKVAVDAEEGRRRREDNMVEIRKNRREENLLKKRREGMLAQPLPQAVHTSAVEKRLESLPAMVANVYSDDSSKQLEAVTNFRKLLSIERSPPIEEVVQSGVVPRFVEFLMREDYPQLQFEAAWALTNIASGTSDNTKVVIDHGAVPIFVKLLSSPSDDVREQAVWALGNVAGDSPRCRDLVLANGALFPLLQQLNEHAKLSMLRNATWTLSNFCRGKPQPDFSQVKPALPALERLIHSNDEEVLTDACWALSYLSDGNNDKIQVVLEAGVCPRLVELLLHPSPSVLIPALRTVGNIVTGDDLQTQFVINHQALPCLLNLLTQSHKKSIKKEACWTISNITAGNKEQIQAVIAAGVISPLVNIMQTAEFDIKKEAAWAISNATSGGTHEQIKYLVSQGCINPLCDLLVCPDPRIVTVCLEGLENILKVGEAEKNQSASGDVNIYAQMIDDAEGLEKIENLQSHDNTEIYEKAVNILETYWLEEEDDVMPAADGAQAGFHFGNNDQNVVPPGGFNFS, encoded by the exons ATGTCGCTGAGGCCGAGCGAGCGGGCGGAGGTCCGCCGGAACAAGTACAAGGTCGCCGTTGACGCCGAGGAGGGGCGGCGCCGGAGGGAGGACAACATGGTGGAGATCAGAAAGAATCGTCGAGAGGAGAACCTACTGAAGAAGCGTCGGGAGGGGATGCTGGCCCAACCCCTTCCTCAGGCGGTCCACACCTCTGCGGTGGAAAAGAGG CTAGAAAGTCTTCCGGCGATGGTGGCGAATGTTTATTCAGATGACAGTTCTAAGCAATTGGAAGCAGTTACTAACTTTCGTAAATTACTATCAATAG AAAGAAGTCCTCCAATTGAAGAGGTGGTACAATCTGGGGTAGTTCCTCGATTTGTTGAGTTCCTTATGAGGGAAGACTATCCTCAACTTCAG TTTGAAGCTGCTTGGGCTCTGACCAATATTGCCTCTGGAACTTCCGACAACACAAAGGTTGTGATCGATCATGGGGCAGTTCCGATATTCGTTAAACTTCTCAGTTCCCCAAGTGATGATGTTCGTGAGCAA GCAGTATGGGCCTTGGGGAATGTAGCTGGTGATTCTCCTAGATGCAGAGATCTTGTCCTCGCCAATGGAGCATTATTTCCACTGTTGCAACAGCTGAACGAACACGCAAAACTCTCCATGTTAAGGAATGCCACATGGACTCTTTCTAATTTTTGCAGAGGGAAGCCTCAACCAGATTTCAGTCAG GTTAAGCCTGCCCTTCCAGCTCTGGAGCGATTAATTCATTCAAACGACGAGGAAGTGCTCACTGATGCATGCTGGGCATTATCGTACTTGTCTGATGGTAACAATGATAAAATACAAGTTGTACTTGAGGCTGGTGTCTGTCCTCGTCTCGTAGAACTACTGCT CCATCCATCACCTTCCGTGCTTATTCCAGCCCTTCGCACTGTGGGTAACATTGTGACAGGAGATGATTTGCAGACACAG tttGTTATCAATCATCAAGCGCTTCCTTGTCTCCTCAACCTCTTGACTCAGAGTCACAAAAAAAGCATCAAGAAGGAAGCTTGTTGGACCATATCAAACATCACAGCTGGAAACAAGGAACAAATACAG GCTGTTATAGCTGCTGGCGTCATCAGTCCTCTGGTGAATATAATGCAAACTGCAGAGTTTGATATCAAGAAAGAGGCAGCATGGGCCATCTCTAATGCTACTTCGGGTGGCACACATGAGCAAATAAA GTACTTGGTTAGTCAGGGCTGCATCAATCCCTTATGTGACCTACTTGTGTGCCCTGATCCAAGAATTGTCACTGTTTGCCTGGAAGGGCTTGAGAACATCTTGAAGGTTGGCGAAGCAGAGAAGAACCAGAGTGCTAGTGGTGATGTCAATATATATGCTCAGATGATTGATGATGCGGAGGGCTTGGAGAAGATCGAGAACCTTCAGAGCCATGATAATACTGAAATTTATGAGAAAGCTGTGAATATTCTTGAAACGTACTGGTTGGAAGAGGAAGATGATGTGATGCCGGCAGCTGATGGTGCTCAAGCTGGGTTCCATTTCGGGAACAATGATCAGAACGTAGTTCCTCCTGGAGGATTCAACTTCAGCTAA
- the LOC122043594 gene encoding uncharacterized protein LOC122043594: MDIVGPFPVAIGQRKFLLVAVDYFSKQFIGGKLKEWCEEYGIQQTFTSVAYPQSNGQAEVTNQEILRILRARLDHIGGSWVDELPSVLWSIRTTPKEGTGLVYGDEAVIPVEVGVKSNRILHYSEDNAERRLLELDFIDETCDKAAIRLMSYRQRMRLNYNQ, encoded by the exons atggatattgtgggacccttCCCCGTGGCGATTGGGCAGCGAAAGTTCTTGCTCGTCGcggtggactatttctccaa ACAGTTCATCGGAGGGAAACTCAAAGAGTGGTGCGAGGAGTATGGCATCCAGCAGACCTTCACCTCCGTAGCGTACCCTCAGAGCAATGGGCAAGCCGAAGTCACCAATCAGGAGATCTTGCGAATTTTacgagctcggctcgaccacatcggagggagctgggtggacgagctccccAGTGTGTTATGGTCAATCCGAACGACCCCTAAGGAAGGCACGGGCCTCGTATACGGCGATGAGGCGGTCATCCCCGTTGAGGTGGGAGTCAAGTCCAATCGAATACTGCACTATAGCgaagacaacgccgagcggaggcttcTGGAGTTGGACTTCATAGATGAGACGTGTGACAAAGCAGCCATTCGGCTGATGTCTTATAGGCAGAGAATGAGGCTGAACTACAATCAATGA
- the LOC122044469 gene encoding grpE protein homolog 2, mitochondrial-like isoform X2 has translation MASRVFSRSVRGSFRYRLLDGVVLRRLSREPAAGSAILPLNKSAPLHSNLWLSRSIATTTLQRFGFSSAASPQPIDETNLYDTLEFGNSSDIEISPDPELSRDELVKLIVEKEKLNQLKVKELEEVQDKVLRCHAEIENIIERKKREAENSRKFSIQSFVMSLLDVADNLTRASSVVKERFTKLDTSKCSTEVVPLLQTLLEGVELTDKQLSEVFSKFGVAKFDPINEQFDPHRHSSIFQVPDSTRPPGIVAAVLKSGYTLHDRVIRPAEVGVTQELNE, from the exons ATGGCTTCAAGGGTTTTCTCTCGGTCTGTGAGGGGCTCCTTCCGTTACCGCCTCCTCGATGGAGTCGTGCTTCGACGGCTTTCAAGGGAACCCGCTGCAGGTTCCGCCATTCTTCCCTTGAACAAG TCTGCTCCTTTGCACTCAAACTTATGGTTGAGTAGATCAATTGCCACAACTACATTACAAAGATTTGGTTTCTCATCAGCTGCATCTCCTCAGCCGATTGATGAAACAAACCTATATGATACATTAGAATTTGGAAACAGTAGTGATATCGAAATATCTCCTG ATCCTGAACTTTCCAGGGATGAATTAGTTAAGTTAAtagttgaaaaggaaaaattaaatcaGTTGAAGGTCAAAGAACTCGAAGAGGTGCAGGATAAAGTTTTACGCTGCCATGCTGAAATCGAGAATATCATAGAAAGAAAAAAGCGCGAAGCTGAGAACTCCAGGAAGTTTTCGATTCAG AGCTTTGTAATGAGCCTCTTGGACGTGGCCGACAATCTGACAAGGGCTTCGTCTGTCGTCAAGGAGAGGTTCACCAAACTAGACACATCCAAATGCTCCACTGAAGTTGTGCCACTTCTTCAAACTTTACTCGAGGGTGTCGAACTGACAGATAAACAGCTTTCTGAG GTATTTAGTAAGTTCGGAGTCGCGAAATTTGATCCGATAAATGAGCAATTTGACCCACACAGGCATTCATCAATTTTCCAAGTCCCAGATTCGACAAGACCACCTGGCATTGTCGCTGCTGTCTTGAAG